GCCTCTTCCCTTCTTAGTAAAACGGCCTGGCcgcacattgcgcgactggcttcacaggcagggtcactaccagaCCAGGCCAACACCactactaggccagaccggtcgtcaaaaacaTGAATCTACACTACAGCTTTTGGCGAACCGCAAGTTCTCAGTtgggggcgaactactagtatttattacctaccttgCTGGCTTCGCTGATACTCTTGTACAGTTGTACATACAACAAATGGCTtccattgaaaataaaataaaaagtaatgcattatttatttattacttacccATTCTCTCGGTAATAGCTTCGCGTGGTCCTCGTCATCCTTATTGGTACAGTAGGTAACCAGTATTAACATGGCCGCTCTTCTTACTTCTCGTTACCATaaatgaatgacattttagaatCGGTTTCGTAATGGAAACACTCGCCTTCGAGCGGTAAtctaagtaaattaaaaatacttaattaagATACACTGAAATCAAACGAAGGGCGGGCGTATCTGTTGGTAGTTAATACTgttaataggtatgtacctatatcaaattgtgtaataaattattactaataatattttacataatgtCAATTAATGTCCAGGGAGGAAACTGGGGAGACTACGTTTGACTGCGTTTTTGAGCGGTcttccactttcgtcttaataaAAAGTACTAACTTAGTACCTACTACTATGACAGGGCGATTAGGGCATGAATGTTTAAAACTTTCAAGTATAATCGCATAACGTTATAccgggtgtggcctgtaacacgagcaaaacgtgacaagcaacgtcaatggCGTACTAACATTGAAGACAatatctaatttaaaaaataggaATTCTAAAGACttcataattttaataagttATTGAACTAAAGTGTCACCGTTTAAGGAGTACaatctatgttttaattatttattactcatgttacaggccacacccaGGTTATATGTAAACCGATTTTAATAATCTAGTGTATAAAATGAGTATCCACTACATGATACGTCTACAAATAAgtttattgaataatattaaaataatagatGATAAAACATAGATCGGGTGCAGGTACACTAGTAGGAGCCTAACTCCATGAACGCATCTATATGTTCAGTCTCTGGGAGAATGTCGATCTCGAGGGCTTCCGCCTTCGCCTTGGTGCCGAGTCTCGGGTCCACGCTGAAGAAGCGGAACAACTTTGAAAGGTTTATTATGGAGTAGGCGGAGTGAGCCAAGTAATCCTCTGTCATCTCTTTCAATACTTGGAAAGCTGAAGCCACGTGCGACGCGACTCGGACCTCTGTAACAAGAGCGGACGTTCACCGTCGTTACCTatagatatacctacattatgtgttactacaagtacctacaacctACACTGTCGGTTGATCACGTAAATTCATTAGGCTGCGTTTTATAAAAGACCCATAACGTGTAATCGCTGTCAGAGTCAAACATATTTGGTAGTTAGAAAGAGAGGCAAATGAAGATTACAGGTTGCGGGCCTATATAAAAAGCAACCCCGGTGTTGCTGTCAAATGTTGGTGTAAGCTTTCAGTAGTTTCAGTGCAGACAAATGGCGTTAGAGTCTGTTTGGAAACAGAAGAGTCtatggggccccatacattccacgactcttctctttccgcacacactattcataaacgcgttacCGGTCATATTTAAACATACATAATGTAAGTTGGgtaacaatgcaatattatgatatgtACTatcaagctgatctgatgatggagacaggaggtggccattggaactctgtgataaaccaAAGCAACCTAATCGCGTTTTCGGGTTGttggaattgtctcgatgaattAGTTGCAAAAATGTTGCAGTTatcaaaaatgaattttttgaCAAATAACTTTATGTGTACAATCATCTTCATAACCTATTCACCAACACGATACTAACGAGCCTAACCGTGATGATTTTGTATTCGTTTATTAGAGTTCCTGCGGCTACTTCCGGTCTCTACATATCGGTACATTacataagataaaataaatgttccagtttcaattataaatattactccAGGTTTATAGTTTGGTACCATACGATTACGTTTGCCtcctaaaataagtaaaattatGAGAAACTGGGAAAACCACTCCGAATGCAGTGCTGATTAATAACTTGAGCTGTGGTAACAGCGGGTCGCACGTGCTAGTCCGTCCGTATGAAGTTTGAATGAATGGCCGAAGTATGACATCATGTGTcgggtatataattatatcactCAAATTAGTAGCACTCTAAAGCGGGATATTCTGGCAACCCGATACTTAGCATGCGCGACCGACCCAGTGTAATTGCGTCATTATGTTTTCCGGTCTGTCCTCTTTCGTGCATTAAACAACTATACAAAAACAAGAAGTACTCTGAGCCAaacttacttaagttattgtttcTGTTGATGTCGAACAGGAAGAGgaagaaatttatttgtagATAGAGGTCTTTCTCAGTGTACTCTCTAAACATGACGCCCTTCTCGCAGCGCGGGCAGAGCGGGAAGCCGCCGGCAAAGGCCTGCGGCAGCCGCGGCGAGCGGTGCGCGCACGCGGGGTCCTCGCACGCCAGCCAGCCGCCGTAGTACTGCGCCGCGTACCCTCGCAGCTGCCCGCTCAGCGCGTTCTGGACGCTGGCCAAGTAATCTACAGGCTTCGCGCTGCACTTAGAGTTCTGGCAGCACTCCATGAACGATACGGTCTCCTTGTCCATTTTGACAAAAGACTCCCTGATTTTGTTCTCCATCTTGCAATTTTCACCGACGCACGTAAAAACGAATTCCCTGCAATGTCTATATTTTTCTTGTTCGTTTTCGACTTCGAAGGTGTCCGTCTGTGTGGCGTCCTTTTTGACGGCTTGCCTGTAGCCCGAGGGGTCCAGGCCGAGGCAGCCGGCCACTCGCGCCGGGTCCACGCCCTCGATGGGCTCGCAGATTCGCGATATCACCGGGTGAAGTTGGTGCGCCAAGTAGTATTGGTAGTCTACCTTCAAATGTTCCGAACTTTTTAGTTCTTCTATATGATACGCTCTTTGCGTCGCCGAGTTCGCAGTCCCGTCTTCACAAATAATGTAAGGAACGATATCGCCTTTCTTGAATCGTCTACTATTTTTCATATTAAGTCTGAGGGCAACTTGGACGTGCGGTTGCGTATGTTTGTCTGCATATTCGCTAGGGTTTTTCGTCAGCTGCTTCGTTATGGTCAACATAGAGAGAGGTATTTTGCCACCCACGAGATCTTCTTTCAGTTTATTGAGATGGGCCTGGATGGTCTCCAGGCGGTCGTCGGCGTTCTGCTCGGACAGGATCTGCGTGAGGATGAAGCGGCCCGCCTCGGCCGCTAGCTGCGACCAGTCGCGCCGCACGATGTCCAAACCTTTGTGTTCTTGAGTCATTACATATTCTCCGCTTTTGTTTTTACTAATGACGACTGCTGCGtactttttcttttttaacaGTAATAGGTATCGAAACACGCCGTCAATATCTAGCTCGATCTGTTTGTACTTTTTGTTGATCTCTCGTTTCAAGTCGTTGCCGATCTTGAAGACGTAGTCGTATTCCAAGCAGTTGGTGTTGATCATCAAGCTGTCGGTGTCGCCATAGACGACCTCGTAGTTGAGCTTGTGCACGATGTCCTTGGTGTCGAGGAGGATCTCGCGGCCCTTCATGGTGACGAGCGCGGCCAGTGGCTTGGCGTAGAAGCGCGAGTGCGCGAACCCGAGACACCCGTACATCGAGTTGGCCGTCAGCTTGAGCGCCGTTTGCCGGATGTTGTATTGCACGTACTGCTCCGGGGGCAGATCGCTCGCCTTCATCAATTTCTTCACTTCTCTTCTACTCTCTACCAATTTTCGAATTTGCGTCGGTAGCACGCCAAACTCACTATTAGGTCCCGGCAGCACTAGGTTGTTCACATCGTCATCGGGAGCGGAAGCGTTCTTCCGTTTTACTGTAGTAAAGCAGATATTGTACTCCTGTATAATACTGGGATACAAGGAATTGAAGTCCATCAGCAGAATGAGTTTATCGTAGAACCCTTTTTTAGGATCGAGTACCAGGCCGCCGGAGTAGGCGGCTTTCTTCTTGGTCTGTTTGCCGGGAGGCGCGTCCCCGtccccggcggcggcgcggcggccgcccGCCTTGTCGGGCACGATGTACTCGCGCTCCGTGAACGCGTGCAGCAGCAGGAACTCGTTGCGCTCGGAGCGCCCGCCCAGCAACGTCCGCGACATCACGTTGCCGGCTATTTGCGTGATTTGTAAGGCGAGCGGAATCACATTCAGTTCGCACATGATCTTGAGTATGTAGGATGCGTCTTGCATACTCAGCGACACTAGCTGAAGCAGGTCGCCGCTGTTTTCGTAATATCTGGGTAAATCTTCGAGAGCCACGTCGACACGTTCGCCTTCGGCCATTTTGAGAACGTTTACACAAAGCGTGTCCATATCGAAACTCCTCGACGAGATGAGTTCCATGGCTGAAACTTTAATGTCGCAGACCAGCCGCCCCAAAAAAGCGTCCTTACTTGCGAATTTTCTTTGAGGCACCGTAGACCTCTTTAGGCGTCCCAAACGAGACCAATTTGGTATATTCAAGTCTAATACGTTTCCTATTAATAAATCTTGTTGGAATCCCTGTAGGTCGTGGCCTACGACCAAATCTGGATCTAGTTTCCAGAATTGTACCAtgaaatagtttagcagttccCTCTCCGTGTCGCACTTAGTCAACTTGGTAGCTTTGTACTGAGACAGCGCCTGCTTCAGGTCCATCGGCCACAGGTCGTCACACTTGGTGATCACTGCAACCAAAACAAATACATGTCACACACACCCGGAACGGACCCGCCGTATTCAAAGAACTACTACTATCGAGACGAGATGGGTTACTTGCCACTGAAATGTTGCTGGAAGGGCGGGTTTGGTGGTGGTTTGTGCACAGGGAAGTTGTTATGTACCAAACAACTTAgcattagtattttttgtttccTAGTTTTTACATTCATAATTGTTCTCATgttaatctgaaaaaaaaaagaaacattttttcaataaCAGTCTGTTACGTCGAATACAACTAATAATAAAGAGTCGTAGTTAGCGCATGATAGATAAACGGAGGCAGGGTTGCTAAGACAAATGTTTGACTTCGTGACTCAGCCGATTTTGCACTCACTGGGTTTGAGCCGTTCACCGCTCAGCCATTTGCGTCAACAAGAACAAATAGACGTGTTATGAACAAATAGATGTCTTAGAGACCCTACTCCTGGTAGCGTTCGACTCTGGTGGTTATCTAAGATGATGTATTACCGTGCATATAACTATTGGTGGAGGTTCTAAATCACCAGTCCTGATGACGCTtatattttccattttttctgTGGCCCCCTCAAGCTTACACCAGGACACTTTAGCCTGTGGTGCGGTGGGCTGCCGGACCTCCAGCCAACAAGGCCCTTTAATCTTCCTCTCCAGCAGAAATGTCTCCAGTGAACATGTGTTGGACCCAAAAATATGCGAGAAAGTCAGATACTTCTTACCCACTGGGGGCGCTGGAAATGCTGCCTGTAAATTGTATACAAATAAATGACACCAATTAATATGGAAACTATCGAAAACAGGTTAATAAAATTTTCGAAGCCCCTTTATTTATCATAAAACGCTAAAAGAATCCCTATAGATGAAGAACGTGTGGATGAATTTGTGTAGATAATAAAACGTTACGTTTTGcttagattttaaaataaaatattcctgGGGACAATCGACCTATCTCCACACCTAAGTAAAGCTATATATATCCATAGTACCTACATGCTGTTCTGCTGCTTGCATAATGCGTATGggtaaaatagttttaaaacataTGTGTACACGAGTTGTAGTATAACTGACCGAGTATTTGACCTCCAGATAGTCGGAGACGGCGGGCACGTCGGGCAGGCTGAAGGCGTAGCTGCGCGCCACCTTGCGCGACTTGAACTCCTTCAGGCCGAGCTCGGCCGCCACCGAGTTGTTGAACTCCTCGTAAACATCCATCATGCTCACCTCTTGCTCCGTTGCCTCCAAGGTGATCGAGTCTAATTTCTGGAAATATAAGAGAAATCATCATGAACATTGCATGGTTGTCTGTTAACTCTTCAGGCTTAAAtcgctgtaacgattttgatgaaatgtgGTAGTTTAGTCTGATGTTAATCATCTCTTAATACATAGGTAGTATGAAAGTACCAGAGTGTCAAGTATCATCCATTAGGTATCTGTAgtgtattcatttatttattattattttatttgctgGGCTCTCTCTCttattgttttttagggttccgtagccaaatggcaaaaaacggaacccttatagattcgtcatgtctgtctgtctgtctgtccgtctgtccgtctgtctgtccgtccgtatgtcacagccacttttctccgaaactataagaactatactgttgaaacttggtaagtagatgtattctgtgaaccgcattaagattttcacacaaaaatagaaaaaaaacaataaatttttggggttccccatacttcgaactgaaactcaaaaatttttttttcatcaaacccatacgtgtggggtatctatggataggtcttcaaaaatgatattgaggtttctaatatcatttttttctaaactgaatagtttgcgcgagagacacttccaaagtggtaaaatgtgtgtccccccccctgtaacttctaaaataagagaatgataaaactaaaaaaaatatatgatgtacattaccatgtaaacttccaccgaaaattggtttgaatgagatctagtaagtagtttttttttatacgtcataaatcccctaaatacggaacccttcatgggcgagtccgactcgcacttggccgcttttattcatttttgtcattaaataaataaatataagattcTCTTATACACAGAACCCCCAATAACAAACACTTGTATTTGAAGTCATAATTATATATCTTGATGATGTCAAAACATGCACTTTTTCTGAAAATACTAGACACGAAAGTTCAGAATTGATTGGGATTCATCTGTTCTGTTTAAGAAACATTATTGAGTTGAgaattatttacaataaaattacttCTGGGTGCCTATTCGTTTAATATTCTTGCCGTCACATGAAGAAAATTACTTACCAATCAATCGGGGCTTAAGATAAACACAaagcaaaaacaaacaaatctaAGATAAACAAAGAAACAGAAAAACCAAAAAGTACAGATGTATGTCAACCACAATCGCAGTGAGGCAGCCAAGATAGCACAGCAAAAATGTATGATAATAAGGGTGGGTGGTAGTCCATAGCTGAGGAATGCATATGCATGATAATGAGAATACATATACAATCGCATTATCTTTATAAATATTCGCTATGCAGGGTCTTGCTAAATACATTTGTAGTACACACATCAACATATATATTTTCAGCACACCAGCTGCTaataaaggctctcttgattattcaaaaactgatgagaaagtttatttttatccacatgtgtgtCAAAGTAATCAGATGCTTGCttaggtatcaatattagcataagcggttaaacaacaactttgccctcttgtaaaacaaataactattatttatttatgcaaaaTAATGTTCAATAAGCCTTACTTTGAATAAACCAACACAATAAATATTACTACTACAGAAATCACCTATAATTATTGTCTCAtccattattaggtacctacctattgaaaaaatattgtttggtAGATAAACACTATTTTTAAGACAGTAACCAACTGAACCAACCATGAAAAATAAGTGATTAAAAAAAGGACAACAGGATCCTACAAATATTTGcatagtaataaattaaaagtttatATGAAGCAGGTATCCCACCAATCTCacaaatctatctatctaatacctttaaacgagcaattcttgtttatttatatatatatatatatatatatatatatatatatatatatatatatatatatatatttcggggatctcggaaacggctctaaagatttcgatgaaatttactatatgggggttttcggaggcgagaaatcgatctagctaggtcttatctctgggaaaacgcgcattttcgagttattatatgttttccgagcgaagctcggtcacccagatatttaaactaatACAAGAATATAAAATTGACCTTCATCTAAATTAATGATGCTCTTCCAGAATTAAGGTTAGGTATGGCAACTTGGCAACCAGCAAAGCAAATTGTTTTACTAGACAAcatttaatacatattttgcTGACATTCTGTGAGTGCTTACTGAAATTTCATTAAACATGTGAAGCTCAATGGAGCTTATACTTCACTGGCTTTACAAAGAATTAACACGGCCCTGAATGCATGTTTGTGTCTTACTGACTGGAtagaatacaaataaaaaaggtTACAGAATCGGTGTGAAAAAACACTTGATTCATAAATATAGAAGCAGACAACATACAATGTTGTCACTGAAACCAACAGCAATcaaacaaaacttaaaaaattgCGTTCTCGCTCATCTCAAGATGAATGGAGTCGCGCGCaaaaacgcaactcatgctagaccacctGTGGTCTGTACTCTCTGTAGTTATCATGAAATTAGCGAGTTATTTTTTACTTTGCACATGTAAAAAAGCCGCATGGCTgctgtacaaataaaatattcttgTCAAACAGAATTATGGATATATGTATATGAGTGGAGACAAGAGAAACACTCTAGCTCATAATTTGCATTTGCATAATAGGTTTCGCACGAACAAACTATCATATAACCCTTATTGTCCATGATAGAATTTTTAGCAAAGCATTTAATCAACACAGTTgctattttatgtaatttatactaCTTATGTGATAAAATGTTAAACTCACATATTCTCTTGGTAGAAGAAATAACTGTCGTTGAATGTTCTTGACCACCAAGCAGCAAGACACACTTCCTGCAGACTTATTGCCAGGCTTGACATACACGCGCCCAAACAGGTAAACCACCCCGGGTTTCACGTAGCGGTCCTCCCATGCATCCAGCCAGAAGAACCTCAATACTTGCTCTCCATTCTCATTGGTCTGCAGCGGCAACAACCCATCAGTTTGGACAGCCAGGCTGGCTTGGTTGTCACCCATCTCATCCATCCAGTTATTAGATAATTCTTTTAGCTTCATGGGGGAAGGCTCTTTCTTTGTAGTAGAAAAGATTTCAAATTGCTCAGTAAGAAATTCATCCGCCACATCAGTTATGGTGGCAGCAGAACTGGGAATGTTCTTATCATCTTTTGCTACAGCTTCAGTGCAAGTTGGTAAAGCATCATTatgaaaatcatcatcaaagtcAATATCTTGTGTTGGAAACTCTTCAATATTTTGTGAAGCACTGTCATCCAATTCTTTTTTTATATCTTTGTCAATAGTCCACTCAGGCTTACTCAATACTGTTTTATCATACGACTTAGGAGCCTCACTGTGTACAGCcttgaaaaaatacaaatacatatcaTTTACAATCAATTTATAATTatctttctcatttcaaacatagacagagagaatcatactatctttgtcttactgacaggcaaattggtttgacaaactataacattcataccaatatctaTCTAtccaatacctttaaacgagcaattcttgtttatttatatacatatttcagggatctcggaaacggctataTCGATGCAATTTGCTAtaggggggttttcgggggcgaaaaatcgatctagctaggtttcatctctgggaaaacgctaatttatgagtttttatacgttttctgAGCTaagcttggtctcccagatattaattaattGAAAAGAGGTGTCTGCTTAGTTTAAATTGTCCAGCCCTTAGGTTGGCACAATCAAAAacatgcaaataaataaataggttgtGTACTCACATTGTCATCtttctctgttttgacatcagaACTATGCTGCTTACTGAAAATATTTGAAGACTTTTTGACTGAAGAGGACAGGCTTTTGAAATAGTTCTGAGCATCTTTCTTGCTTGAGTCCACAGTGATAACCTTGTGAGCTATCAGAGGTTTGGGTTTGACAACTGCTGAGGCCACATTGCCATCCAAATCCGACATTATATCTGATAATATATTATCTTCTGATATTTTAGTGTCctataaaagaaattaataattg
This genomic window from Cydia amplana chromosome Z, ilCydAmpl1.1, whole genome shotgun sequence contains:
- the LOC134661366 gene encoding DNA polymerase alpha catalytic subunit, which produces MSESLAGQRAKRQKTDKFGRLSALEKLKNLKGKGSKNKYDVDDMENVYDTVDEREYSARVQRRQDEDWIEDDGTGYVEDGREIFDDDEDVDDTYVSSTNKESGRGQKRKARLAAPSAKGNIRNLLGAMPTKKKEDTKISEDNILSDIMSDLDGNVASAVVKPKPLIAHKVITVDSSKKDAQNYFKSLSSSVKKSSNIFSKQHSSDVKTEKDDNAVHSEAPKSYDKTVLSKPEWTIDKDIKKELDDSASQNIEEFPTQDIDFDDDFHNDALPTCTEAVAKDDKNIPSSAATITDVADEFLTEQFEIFSTTKKEPSPMKLKELSNNWMDEMGDNQASLAVQTDGLLPLQTNENGEQVLRFFWLDAWEDRYVKPGVVYLFGRVYVKPGNKSAGSVSCCLVVKNIQRQLFLLPREYKLDSITLEATEQEVSMMDVYEEFNNSVAAELGLKEFKSRKVARSYAFSLPDVPAVSDYLEVKYSAAFPAPPVGKKYLTFSHIFGSNTCSLETFLLERKIKGPCWLEVRQPTAPQAKVSWCKLEGATEKMENISVIRTGDLEPPPIVICTINMRTIMNVKTRKQKILMLSCLVHNNFPVHKPPPNPPFQQHFSVITKCDDLWPMDLKQALSQYKATKLTKCDTERELLNYFMVQFWKLDPDLVVGHDLQGFQQDLLIGNVLDLNIPNWSRLGRLKRSTVPQRKFASKDAFLGRLVCDIKVSAMELISSRSFDMDTLCVNVLKMAEGERVDVALEDLPRYYENSGDLLQLVSLSMQDASYILKIMCELNVIPLALQITQIAGNVMSRTLLGGRSERNEFLLLHAFTEREYIVPDKAGGRRAAAGDGDAPPGKQTKKKAAYSGGLVLDPKKGFYDKLILLMDFNSLYPSIIQEYNICFTTVKRKNASAPDDDVNNLVLPGPNSEFGVLPTQIRKLVESRREVKKLMKASDLPPEQYVQYNIRQTALKLTANSMYGCLGFAHSRFYAKPLAALVTMKGREILLDTKDIVHKLNYEVVYGDTDSLMINTNCLEYDYVFKIGNDLKREINKKYKQIELDIDGVFRYLLLLKKKKYAAVVISKNKSGEYVMTQEHKGLDIVRRDWSQLAAEAGRFILTQILSEQNADDRLETIQAHLNKLKEDLVGGKIPLSMLTITKQLTKNPSEYADKHTQPHVQVALRLNMKNSRRFKKGDIVPYIICEDGTANSATQRAYHIEELKSSEHLKVDYQYYLAHQLHPVISRICEPIEGVDPARVAGCLGLDPSGYRQAVKKDATQTDTFEVENEQEKYRHCREFVFTCVGENCKMENKIRESFVKMDKETVSFMECCQNSKCSAKPVDYLASVQNALSGQLRGYAAQYYGGWLACEDPACAHRSPRLPQAFAGGFPLCPRCEKGVMFREYTEKDLYLQINFFLFLFDINRNNNLKVRVASHVASAFQVLKEMTEDYLAHSAYSIINLSKLFRFFSVDPRLGTKAKAEALEIDILPETEHIDAFMELGSY